One part of the Treponema peruense genome encodes these proteins:
- a CDS encoding adenine-specific methyltransferase EcoRI family protein: MKAFIRGTEDEFYTQLSDIENELSKYSDLKVFENKTVICNCDEPFGSNFTLYFLMHLNSLKLKRLISTGYSTSSIMGKELPLYVCGWGGDMRHTAWI, translated from the coding sequence AACGGAAGATGAGTTTTATACCCAGCTTTCAGATATAGAAAATGAGCTTTCTAAATATTCAGATTTAAAAGTCTTTGAAAATAAAACCGTAATCTGTAACTGTGACGAACCTTTTGGGTCGAACTTCACTCTCTATTTTTTGATGCACCTTAATTCATTAAAATTAAAAAGACTTATATCTACAGGCTATTCTACTTCCTCTATTATGGGTAAGGAATTACCGCTATACGTATGTGGGTGGGGGGGGGATATGAGGCATACTGCCTGGATATAA
- a CDS encoding IS256 family transposase, translating to MKRILEIEENSNSPTIDLLEKAIRARAREVIESLYEDEVQRFLNKTSSIVDKTGNKLVVRNGFHKERTILTTNGYVTVRLPRVDDRALEEKDRFVSKVLPPFARKTPTVEAILSAAYLAGISSNKFSAMLHDVLGKEAKGLSPSVITKLTVKWQAEYDEWRKRDLSGKEYVYVWADGIYVKSRLDGEKTCLLVIIGVTVEGKKELVAVQAGIRESTESWRGVLLDLKFRGLTKAPKLAVCDGALGFQNAVDEIWGQLKIQRCWFHKSMNILDKLPDCVQTQATKMIRDMWQADKRANALKAYDLFIETFGKKYPKATECLEKDKEDLFRFYDYPAEHWAHIRTSNPIESTFATVRLRHKSTKGNGSSAASVAMAFKLCLQAEKNWRRLRGFKQLELVAKNIIFVDGEQMKAA from the coding sequence ATGAAAAGAATACTGGAAATTGAAGAAAATTCCAATAGTCCAACGATTGATTTGCTTGAAAAAGCAATCCGCGCAAGAGCACGTGAAGTAATTGAAAGTCTTTACGAGGATGAAGTTCAGCGTTTTCTTAATAAAACTTCTTCTATCGTAGACAAAACCGGAAACAAACTTGTAGTAAGAAACGGCTTTCACAAAGAACGGACAATTCTTACTACAAACGGTTACGTTACAGTCAGGCTTCCCAGAGTTGATGACCGTGCACTTGAAGAAAAGGATCGCTTTGTAAGCAAAGTCCTTCCTCCGTTTGCAAGAAAAACTCCGACAGTAGAAGCAATACTTTCCGCTGCCTACCTTGCAGGAATTTCTTCAAACAAGTTTTCAGCCATGCTCCATGATGTTCTTGGTAAAGAAGCAAAGGGCCTGAGTCCGTCAGTCATAACAAAGCTTACTGTAAAATGGCAGGCTGAATATGACGAATGGCGCAAACGAGATCTTTCCGGAAAGGAATACGTTTATGTTTGGGCAGACGGAATTTACGTAAAGTCCCGGCTTGACGGTGAAAAGACCTGCCTTCTGGTAATAATTGGCGTAACTGTTGAAGGCAAAAAAGAACTTGTGGCTGTACAGGCCGGAATTCGCGAGTCAACGGAAAGTTGGCGTGGAGTTTTGCTTGATTTGAAATTCCGCGGACTGACAAAAGCACCAAAATTGGCAGTCTGCGACGGAGCGCTTGGGTTTCAAAATGCAGTTGATGAAATCTGGGGCCAGCTAAAAATTCAGAGATGCTGGTTCCACAAGTCCATGAACATTCTGGACAAATTGCCTGACTGTGTGCAGACTCAGGCCACAAAAATGATTCGGGATATGTGGCAGGCAGACAAACGTGCAAACGCCTTGAAAGCCTACGACTTATTTATAGAAACTTTCGGAAAAAAATATCCGAAGGCAACGGAATGTCTTGAAAAAGACAAGGAGGATTTGTTCCGCTTTTATGATTATCCGGCGGAACATTGGGCTCACATTAGAACGTCGAATCCGATTGAATCGACATTTGCAACAGTCAGGTTGCGCCACAAGTCAACAAAAGGAAACGGCTCTTCCGCTGCTTCTGTTGCAATGGCTTTCAAGCTTTGTCTTCAGGCAGAGAAAAACTGGCGACGGCTCAGGGGATTTAAACAACTTGAACTTGTCGCCAAAAATATAATTTTTGTGGACGGTGAACAAATGAAGGCTGCCTGA
- a CDS encoding defense against restriction DarA-related protein, translated as MENSEITEQQKEDSKKLLETYGNKKEIENAAKKVSILDFVSTDKTRMFMNGIFYENGFAVATDGRVLIKQKTDYPAEYEGKIINPENGKEIEGQFPHYKKVFPYKDTLVDRSSRLAHITGYLSNATAAMALTEKLKYGSKNIVPVVFENTLVAPKYLQTALLYARDKGFNKVYQSDNFEIKDEPNVLLNRAIEFDSPDGSSILVMPQNPENLSRTYIDKDGILHNYEENTFVKTKLLGKGDDFYKNIVRELLKESSYKNADVDSLYAENLKLAEEKMNPSIFPRDKKECQIYATTLTYADAIGQNLDKNNLVYRKDQGKANLEQLMFELHMSRFKDIAKKPSLLFDAYKDTINPERIVGVAEANDIISKKQEDVQQNLSEDFEKTEKVKPLYRYYLSERPVGIGTQPKDFLQFENFDEKKFVEEAGKEAWAFVEYDHELSEKEIKEYELTPVNSKSLEIEKEETVLNDEEYAKNIADWIVQEGLGASSFQENAHISFEEIYEKTNTPSGWLEKNYDLVNDALSDHNDEELLDYNPSENEAGEFNLYFCTNAEKEDDPNTLFKQNKDGRWVRKTEEELQKELEEKLAEGMEEAVSKAFEEEKERQSKTENTKEDVSKFDSEIEAIELDLEESKTEPTEKTLEEKIYDKYIENDIPPVFGNKESYAKEIAQELSSALEEKSPVDVGTLKAHLSPTNENVSLKEKNLVKEIFEETTGIKLPEIIDGNEQNEIQIWRNITEWFHGYEQTQNVSEEIEKEPEPSKPEIQMEESKKEKPLPFSIIDNKEKGRINIKFNTNYENPQFEQIVKELKSNGWKYAPSTKQWYPVGKAVEKAIDFALKLQEKYSEKKVPEKENEVSEYKGIKFFDRNYNEPEELTAYLNEHLSTHITLAETSVILEALEHENVGLLSNRNERLGLNSENKLVVFSRREGNIDIEELNDVKHLFNYAQTKAGKDLQEIKEMQTKMQQKNPEVVNFMGSIYETAISRRESIVKQMNSIKESYFPEVAYSYDQIKAGLSDEEIKRINDETRYDSERTFIPAEEIQKWKDAENFEDFHERNLVWYKVYTLFEEYNLHEENKLLLNHHYSTLEQMYGTFNPEETKTAEVENEIKNFVPENLIHLGSEKSEDIKFLEDYAYEHDNAVLQKYAYISGYNKKPAEIMLKSVEALGYEVYVTPESKQLYIYDEQDKAKPFSEYDLYSLFELAEDENVLSKEEMNVLKEAENIYDKSYKLAKENIPYVEIPFSENSKFKNNCAGIMALSDFNTKLIETEKIMDKNEEFFSEGVSKYDDAGAYGKYADAREKGTLTPDQEYGLGSYKTDVVLHLFDGTPEMMTYSMTIDLGRIHSSIFDYVKETCSYSEVQNAINATEDRLYHSSVTDEIKTQIATIRNSVAKDFEVSYEADMNVLKELRDNQKSLRSAWIANASDISNADKELEKIQKQFAETCKDFGKEFYKKIDFESLQESSGINKATLNNYILKEIKNMIIEQTHKDSRKEYTKNVEERFDYALWHDAMKFIPENTEELEKFIQDAVKEPEIQVEHTKEEKQNRVIYSRTSYRGWEFSPKKDFSVSSYVRPFDQSDRSGFILMTGLEGKDGFWNEKVNKELLHSEGWSKKGALYKALETLSISPLTRDLLSLKPEQTFKEMVSEYSVINIDTGEDVRKEILPDELLRELSLNEKQREPNPHGVAEEIMRIENNKALWRENHKSVNEGDTIGEDSVSEVLKLSDGVFEAVLSRDMGGAGAAANYLVINKAVASKCNKNIIALAKETDGLLVFKNKAAEAYIRKELIDKKLCPLPSNNADYYERLSDYVENHPLKYISLLANTAFNFENNLKKMLEIEPEQKDILTLGKKLISMASSEEQKRIGQKILESGGKDEA; from the coding sequence ATGGAAAATAGTGAAATCACAGAACAGCAGAAAGAAGATTCAAAAAAACTTCTTGAAACTTATGGAAATAAAAAAGAAATTGAAAATGCGGCAAAAAAAGTTTCTATTCTGGACTTTGTAAGCACAGATAAAACAAGAATGTTTATGAACGGTATCTTCTACGAAAATGGATTTGCCGTTGCTACAGACGGAAGAGTTTTAATTAAACAGAAAACAGATTATCCTGCAGAATATGAGGGAAAAATCATTAATCCAGAAAACGGAAAGGAAATTGAAGGTCAGTTTCCACACTATAAAAAAGTTTTTCCTTATAAAGACACACTTGTAGACCGCTCAAGCCGTCTTGCTCATATTACAGGCTATCTTTCAAATGCAACTGCTGCTATGGCTTTAACTGAAAAACTAAAGTATGGCTCTAAAAACATTGTTCCCGTTGTTTTTGAAAACACACTGGTAGCACCTAAATATCTACAGACTGCACTTCTATATGCCCGTGACAAAGGTTTCAATAAAGTTTATCAGTCAGATAATTTTGAAATTAAAGATGAGCCGAATGTACTTCTCAACAGAGCAATTGAATTTGATTCACCTGATGGTTCATCTATTTTAGTTATGCCTCAAAATCCAGAGAATTTATCACGAACTTATATTGATAAGGACGGAATTCTTCATAATTATGAAGAAAACACTTTTGTTAAAACAAAACTTTTGGGAAAAGGTGATGACTTTTATAAAAACATTGTAAGAGAGCTTCTTAAAGAATCTTCTTATAAAAATGCTGATGTTGATTCTCTTTATGCAGAAAACTTGAAGCTTGCAGAAGAAAAAATGAATCCGTCTATTTTTCCTCGTGACAAAAAGGAATGCCAGATTTATGCAACCACATTAACTTATGCGGATGCAATCGGACAGAATCTTGATAAAAATAATCTTGTTTACAGAAAAGACCAGGGGAAAGCAAATCTTGAACAGCTTATGTTTGAGCTTCACATGTCAAGGTTTAAGGATATTGCAAAAAAGCCGTCTCTTCTTTTTGATGCGTATAAAGATACTATAAATCCTGAACGCATTGTGGGCGTAGCTGAAGCAAACGATATAATTTCAAAAAAGCAGGAAGATGTTCAGCAGAATCTTTCAGAAGATTTTGAAAAGACAGAGAAGGTAAAACCTTTATACCGCTACTATCTTTCAGAACGCCCTGTTGGAATCGGCACACAGCCTAAAGACTTTTTACAGTTTGAAAACTTTGATGAAAAAAAGTTTGTTGAAGAAGCTGGAAAAGAAGCCTGGGCTTTTGTTGAATATGACCATGAGCTTTCAGAAAAAGAAATTAAAGAATATGAACTTACTCCGGTAAATTCGAAATCTTTAGAAATCGAAAAAGAAGAAACTGTTTTGAATGATGAAGAATACGCTAAAAACATTGCAGACTGGATCGTCCAGGAAGGACTTGGTGCATCATCATTCCAGGAAAACGCTCATATTTCTTTTGAAGAAATATATGAAAAAACAAATACACCTTCGGGCTGGCTTGAAAAGAATTATGACCTTGTAAATGACGCATTAAGCGACCATAACGATGAAGAGCTTCTCGATTATAATCCTTCTGAAAATGAAGCTGGAGAGTTTAATCTTTATTTCTGTACAAATGCAGAAAAAGAAGATGACCCTAACACTCTTTTCAAGCAGAACAAAGACGGCCGCTGGGTACGAAAGACTGAAGAAGAACTTCAGAAAGAGCTTGAAGAAAAGTTGGCTGAAGGTATGGAAGAAGCTGTATCAAAAGCTTTTGAAGAAGAAAAGGAAAGACAGTCTAAAACTGAAAACACAAAAGAGGATGTTTCTAAATTTGATTCTGAAATTGAAGCAATAGAACTTGATTTAGAAGAATCTAAAACAGAACCAACAGAAAAAACTTTGGAAGAAAAAATTTATGATAAATACATCGAAAACGATATTCCTCCAGTTTTTGGAAATAAAGAAAGTTACGCAAAAGAGATTGCCCAGGAATTAAGCTCAGCTCTGGAAGAAAAAAGCCCTGTTGATGTGGGAACTCTAAAAGCTCATTTATCACCGACAAATGAAAATGTCTCTTTAAAAGAAAAGAATCTTGTAAAAGAGATTTTTGAAGAAACTACTGGAATTAAACTTCCAGAAATTATTGATGGAAATGAACAGAATGAAATTCAGATTTGGAGAAATATTACAGAATGGTTCCACGGATATGAGCAGACACAAAATGTCTCAGAAGAAATTGAAAAAGAGCCTGAACCTTCAAAGCCAGAAATACAGATGGAAGAATCGAAGAAAGAAAAACCGCTGCCATTTTCTATTATAGATAATAAAGAAAAGGGAAGGATAAATATTAAGTTCAATACAAATTATGAAAATCCTCAGTTCGAGCAAATCGTAAAAGAACTTAAAAGTAACGGATGGAAATACGCTCCATCTACAAAGCAGTGGTACCCAGTTGGAAAGGCTGTCGAAAAAGCAATTGACTTTGCTCTCAAATTACAGGAAAAATATTCAGAAAAGAAAGTTCCTGAAAAGGAAAATGAAGTTTCTGAATATAAGGGAATTAAATTCTTTGACAGAAACTATAATGAGCCTGAAGAACTCACTGCATATTTGAATGAACATCTTTCAACTCATATTACGCTTGCAGAAACATCCGTAATTCTTGAAGCACTGGAACACGAAAATGTAGGTCTGCTTTCTAATAGAAACGAAAGACTCGGCTTGAACAGCGAAAATAAGCTTGTAGTTTTTTCCAGAAGAGAAGGAAACATTGATATTGAAGAACTCAATGATGTAAAACATCTTTTCAATTATGCACAGACCAAAGCCGGAAAAGACTTACAGGAAATCAAAGAAATGCAAACAAAGATGCAACAGAAGAATCCTGAAGTAGTTAATTTTATGGGGTCTATTTATGAAACGGCAATTAGTCGCAGAGAATCTATTGTTAAACAAATGAATTCCATCAAAGAAAGCTATTTCCCTGAAGTTGCTTACTCTTATGACCAGATAAAAGCTGGGCTTTCTGATGAAGAAATTAAAAGAATTAATGATGAAACTCGATATGATTCAGAAAGAACTTTTATTCCAGCTGAAGAAATCCAGAAATGGAAAGATGCAGAAAATTTTGAAGATTTTCACGAAAGAAATCTTGTTTGGTATAAAGTTTATACTCTCTTTGAAGAATATAATCTTCACGAAGAAAACAAGCTTCTTTTAAATCATCATTATTCAACACTTGAACAGATGTATGGAACATTCAATCCTGAAGAAACAAAAACAGCTGAAGTTGAAAATGAAATTAAAAATTTTGTTCCAGAAAACTTAATTCACCTCGGTTCTGAAAAAAGTGAAGATATAAAGTTTCTTGAAGATTATGCTTACGAACATGATAATGCTGTTTTACAGAAATATGCCTATATTTCCGGTTATAACAAAAAACCTGCTGAAATAATGCTCAAATCTGTAGAAGCGCTTGGTTATGAAGTGTATGTTACTCCAGAATCTAAACAGCTTTATATCTATGATGAACAGGACAAAGCAAAACCTTTCTCAGAATATGATTTGTATTCTTTATTTGAACTTGCAGAAGACGAAAACGTTCTTTCAAAAGAAGAAATGAATGTTCTTAAAGAAGCTGAGAATATTTATGACAAATCTTATAAACTTGCGAAAGAAAACATTCCTTATGTAGAAATTCCTTTCTCTGAAAACTCTAAATTCAAAAATAACTGTGCTGGTATAATGGCTCTTTCTGATTTCAATACAAAGCTTATTGAAACAGAAAAAATCATGGATAAAAACGAAGAGTTTTTCAGTGAAGGAGTTTCAAAATACGATGATGCTGGTGCGTATGGAAAATATGCTGATGCAAGAGAAAAAGGAACTTTAACACCGGACCAGGAATACGGATTAGGTTCTTATAAAACAGATGTTGTACTTCATCTTTTTGATGGAACGCCTGAAATGATGACGTACTCTATGACAATTGACTTGGGCCGCATTCATAGCTCAATTTTTGATTATGTAAAAGAAACCTGTTCTTATTCTGAAGTGCAAAATGCAATCAACGCTACGGAAGACAGGCTTTATCATTCATCAGTTACGGATGAAATTAAAACTCAAATTGCGACAATAAGAAATTCTGTTGCAAAAGATTTTGAAGTTTCTTATGAAGCTGATATGAATGTACTTAAAGAACTTCGTGATAATCAGAAATCACTTCGGTCTGCATGGATTGCAAATGCTTCTGACATTTCTAATGCTGATAAAGAACTTGAAAAAATTCAAAAGCAGTTTGCAGAAACATGCAAAGATTTTGGAAAAGAGTTTTACAAAAAAATTGATTTTGAGTCATTGCAAGAGTCTTCTGGTATAAATAAAGCTACGCTAAATAATTATATTCTTAAAGAAATCAAGAACATGATTATTGAACAGACTCATAAAGATTCAAGAAAAGAGTACACAAAGAATGTTGAAGAAAGGTTTGACTACGCTTTATGGCATGATGCAATGAAATTCATTCCTGAAAACACAGAGGAACTTGAAAAGTTCATACAGGATGCAGTAAAAGAGCCTGAAATACAGGTCGAACATACTAAAGAAGAAAAACAGAACAGGGTAATTTATTCAAGAACTTCTTATAGAGGCTGGGAATTTTCTCCTAAAAAAGATTTTTCTGTTTCTTCTTATGTCAGACCTTTTGACCAGAGCGACAGAAGCGGATTTATACTTATGACAGGACTCGAAGGAAAGGACGGATTCTGGAATGAAAAAGTCAATAAAGAGCTTTTGCATTCAGAAGGCTGGTCAAAAAAAGGTGCTTTATATAAAGCTCTTGAAACTCTTTCGATTTCTCCATTAACAAGAGACTTGCTTTCTCTAAAACCTGAACAGACTTTCAAAGAAATGGTTTCAGAATATTCTGTAATCAATATTGATACAGGTGAAGATGTAAGAAAAGAAATCCTGCCTGATGAGCTTCTCAGAGAGCTTTCATTAAATGAAAAACAGAGAGAACCTAATCCTCATGGTGTTGCTGAAGAAATTATGCGTATTGAAAACAATAAAGCTTTGTGGAGAGAAAATCATAAGTCTGTTAATGAAGGTGATACGATTGGTGAGGATTCTGTTTCTGAAGTTTTGAAACTTTCTGACGGTGTTTTTGAAGCTGTTCTTTCAAGAGACATGGGAGGAGCTGGTGCTGCTGCAAATTATCTAGTTATTAATAAAGCTGTCGCTTCTAAATGCAATAAGAATATTATTGCCCTGGCAAAAGAAACAGATGGTTTACTTGTATTCAAAAACAAAGCAGCTGAAGCATATATCAGAAAAGAACTCATCGACAAAAAACTCTGTCCTCTTCCTTCAAACAATGCAGATTATTATGAAAGACTTTCAGATTATGTCGAAAATCATCCGCTGAAATATATCTCTTTGCTTGCAAACACTGCATTTAATTTTGAAAATAATCTCAAAAAGATGCTTGAAATTGAACCTGAACAAAAAGATATTCTAACCCTCGGTAAGAAGCTGATCTCGATGGCAAGCTCAGAAGAGCAGAAAAGAATCGGACAGAAAATTCTTGAATCCGGTGGAAAAGATGAAGCATGA